A genomic window from Streptomyces sp. NBC_01429 includes:
- a CDS encoding sugar transferase, giving the protein MQRPAPRKPPHPRRPPDRTGRPLTRLPNRLPNRPRGRSGVPRRASGRILARPFGRPFARALSQALGRALTRPFARVLARISERRPGGLLEPKRLLDLTLGSALLLLASPVLAVAALALALSRPADGVRVRDYRTGLNGHPFLLSSLRTRRLRLDLLSRLPHVVRGDLSLVGPAPLKFGAPAAAAPWRQLVRPGLTGLAQVRRGSALPWDEAALLDQHYVEHHWIGLDLAILARTPAAALLAPPARRVPARRIPVRRVPALRGRAPWATQITGRPATLRRNKWVPSARAD; this is encoded by the coding sequence ATGCAGCGACCCGCACCCCGGAAGCCACCGCACCCCAGACGGCCCCCCGACCGGACCGGCCGCCCCCTCACCCGGCTCCCGAACCGCCTCCCGAACCGGCCCCGGGGACGTTCGGGCGTACCGCGACGCGCCTCGGGCCGGATCCTCGCCCGGCCCTTCGGCCGACCCTTCGCCCGAGCCCTCAGCCAAGCCCTCGGACGAGCCCTCACCCGGCCCTTCGCCCGGGTCCTGGCGCGGATCTCCGAGCGGCGCCCCGGCGGGCTTCTCGAACCCAAGCGCCTGCTGGACCTGACCCTCGGCTCGGCCCTGCTCCTGCTGGCCTCGCCCGTCCTCGCCGTCGCCGCGCTCGCCCTGGCGCTCTCCCGCCCGGCCGACGGCGTCCGCGTGCGCGACTACCGCACTGGACTCAACGGACACCCCTTCCTGCTGAGTTCCCTGCGCACCCGGCGACTGCGGCTCGACCTGCTCTCCCGGCTGCCGCATGTCGTACGCGGCGACCTGTCACTGGTCGGCCCGGCGCCCCTGAAGTTCGGCGCCCCGGCCGCCGCCGCGCCCTGGCGTCAGCTCGTACGGCCCGGACTGACCGGCCTGGCGCAGGTGCGGCGGGGGTCGGCGCTGCCGTGGGACGAGGCCGCGCTGCTCGACCAGCACTACGTGGAACACCACTGGATCGGTCTCGACCTGGCGATCCTCGCCCGCACCCCCGCCGCCGCGCTGCTCGCCCCGCCCGCGCGCCGGGTCCCCGCACGCCGGATCCCGGTCCGCCGCGTACCCGCCCTCCGGGGCAGGGCCCCCTGGGCGACACAGATCACCGGGCGCCCGGCTACATTGCGACGGAATAAGTGGGTACCCTCAGCACGAGCTGATTAA
- a CDS encoding (Fe-S)-binding protein, whose protein sequence is MQLAAIIVSLVLAVVGVALFARAIGQIYRFVRLGQPVPAGTRTDEPVRRTVTVAKEFLGHTRMNAWGVVGVAHWFVAVGFFSLVLTLVNAFGQLFKADWLLPVIGGWVPYEVFVELIGLLTTLGILTLIVVRQLSLPSRAGRKSRFAGSNFGQAYFVEAVILTIGIAILILRGLEGALHHADSYQAAYVVSYPLVVAFKGLSLATLQNLVYLVAMIKIATSLIWMITVALKTDMGVAWHRFLAFPNIWFKREADGGTALGALPPMTSGGQEIDWEDPAEDAVFGVSQVEQFSWKGLLDFSTCTECGRCQSQCPAWNTGKPLSPKLLIMSLRDHAHAKAPYLLAGGGKNMEGEEQASAEALKDVPAAALAEAERPLIGTLEENGVIDPDVLWSCTTCGACVEQCPVDIEHIDHIVDMRRYQVMIESAFPSEAGTMLKNLEKKGNPWGLAKKQRVEWTKEVDFEVPVVGKDIEDLTEVDYLYWVGCAGALEDRAKKTTKAFAELLHIAGVKFAIMGGDEKCTGDSARRLGNEPLFQQLGQENVAMLNMAYGESLDEEGNADASTKKPKGSKKIVATCPHCFNTIANEYPQLGGEYEVIHHTQLLQHLVDEGKLVPVTPVEGLITYHDPCYLGRHNKVYTPPREIIAKVPGLRNEEMHRHKERGFCCGAGGARMWMEERIGKRVNNERVDEALSLNPDIVSTACPFCLVMLTDSVNGKKGDGQAKESLQVVDVAQLLLDSVRTPARSEPEQEPEPAK, encoded by the coding sequence ATGCAACTCGCCGCGATCATCGTGTCGCTGGTACTCGCCGTCGTAGGTGTCGCGCTGTTCGCCCGAGCCATCGGGCAGATCTACCGCTTCGTACGGCTCGGCCAGCCCGTCCCCGCCGGGACGCGTACCGACGAACCCGTCCGACGCACCGTGACGGTGGCCAAGGAGTTCCTCGGCCACACCCGGATGAACGCCTGGGGCGTGGTCGGCGTCGCGCACTGGTTCGTCGCGGTCGGGTTCTTCTCGCTCGTCCTGACCCTGGTGAACGCCTTCGGCCAGCTGTTCAAGGCCGACTGGCTGCTCCCGGTGATCGGCGGCTGGGTCCCGTACGAGGTCTTCGTCGAGCTGATCGGCCTGCTGACCACGCTCGGCATCCTGACGCTGATCGTCGTCCGCCAGCTGTCGCTGCCCAGCCGGGCCGGCCGCAAGTCCCGCTTCGCGGGCTCCAACTTCGGCCAGGCGTACTTCGTCGAGGCCGTCATCCTGACCATCGGGATCGCGATCCTCATCCTGCGCGGGCTGGAGGGCGCGCTGCACCACGCGGACTCCTACCAGGCGGCCTACGTCGTCTCGTACCCCCTGGTCGTGGCCTTCAAGGGGCTGAGCCTCGCCACCCTCCAGAACCTGGTCTACCTGGTCGCCATGATCAAGATCGCCACCTCGCTGATCTGGATGATCACCGTGGCGCTCAAGACCGACATGGGCGTGGCCTGGCACCGCTTCCTCGCCTTCCCCAACATCTGGTTCAAGCGCGAGGCGGACGGCGGGACGGCCCTCGGCGCGCTGCCGCCGATGACCAGCGGCGGCCAGGAGATCGACTGGGAGGACCCGGCGGAGGACGCGGTGTTCGGCGTCAGCCAGGTCGAGCAGTTCTCCTGGAAGGGCCTGCTGGACTTCTCCACCTGCACCGAGTGCGGTCGCTGCCAGTCGCAGTGCCCCGCCTGGAACACCGGCAAGCCGCTGTCGCCCAAGCTGCTGATCATGTCCCTGCGCGACCACGCGCACGCCAAGGCGCCCTACCTGCTCGCCGGTGGCGGGAAGAACATGGAGGGCGAGGAGCAGGCGTCGGCCGAGGCGCTGAAGGACGTCCCCGCGGCGGCCCTGGCGGAGGCCGAGCGCCCGCTGATCGGGACGCTGGAGGAGAACGGCGTCATCGATCCGGACGTGCTGTGGTCCTGCACCACCTGCGGCGCGTGCGTGGAGCAGTGCCCGGTCGACATCGAGCACATCGACCACATCGTCGACATGCGCCGCTACCAGGTGATGATCGAGTCCGCGTTCCCGTCCGAGGCGGGCACGATGCTCAAGAACCTGGAGAAGAAGGGCAACCCCTGGGGGCTGGCCAAGAAGCAGCGCGTCGAGTGGACCAAGGAGGTCGACTTCGAGGTCCCGGTCGTCGGCAAGGACATCGAGGACCTGACCGAGGTCGACTACCTGTACTGGGTCGGCTGCGCGGGCGCCCTGGAGGACCGGGCGAAGAAGACCACGAAGGCGTTCGCCGAGCTGCTGCACATCGCGGGCGTGAAGTTCGCGATCATGGGCGGCGACGAGAAGTGCACGGGTGACTCGGCCCGGCGCCTCGGCAACGAGCCGCTGTTCCAGCAGCTCGGCCAGGAGAACGTCGCGATGCTGAACATGGCGTACGGCGAGTCCCTCGACGAGGAGGGCAACGCGGACGCCTCGACGAAGAAGCCGAAGGGCTCGAAGAAGATCGTCGCGACCTGCCCGCACTGCTTCAACACGATCGCGAACGAGTACCCGCAGCTCGGCGGCGAGTACGAGGTCATCCACCACACGCAGCTGCTCCAGCACCTGGTGGACGAGGGCAAGCTCGTCCCCGTCACCCCGGTCGAGGGCCTGATCACGTACCACGACCCGTGCTACCTGGGCCGGCACAACAAGGTCTACACACCGCCGCGCGAGATCATCGCGAAGGTTCCGGGGCTGCGGAACGAGGAGATGCACCGTCACAAGGAGCGCGGCTTCTGCTGTGGCGCGGGCGGGGCGCGGATGTGGATGGAGGAGCGGATCGGCAAGCGCGTCAACAACGAGCGCGTGGACGAGGCGCTTTCGCTGAATCCGGACATCGTGTCGACGGCGTGCCCGTTCTGCCTGGTGATGCTCACGGACTCCGTCAACGGGAAGAAGGGCGACGGGCAGGCGAAGGAGTCGCTCCAGGTGGTGGACGTGGCGCAGCTGCTGCTGGATTCGGTGCGCACGCCGGCGCGGAGCGAGCCGGAGCAGGAGCCCGAGCCGGCGAAGTAG
- a CDS encoding FG-GAP repeat domain-containing protein codes for MRARACARSRPRPRVRALALALGLCTALLLTGCTAAGSDSSGEAASRRSLQAKNGDTGPARRPVPRGRGSGLPDDFNGDGYRDLVLNDLVKAEGDTFGDDAGIGIVYGSAAGRRLDPAVRHLLTPRARAAKVGGVLPAGFDAEAACDLDGDGYGDLIIATDPPYNGIGMPPVPLQILFGGPDGLSGRAVVLKIPAKARAGNEWPDHPVCGDFDGDGATDLAVTASAGQVSYLRGPFSRTGAPRSASVPLPGGGAALAAPEPKADANGDGYDDLVLTRRAHAPGTAGTGTLLLGGPRGPGAAGGAYRFKTVTPPPPPKLPPGAGRTATEVLRTADFDGDGRPDLVTRTHRGEKADLIALYGSGKAAKQDSGGGVGEGGGGGVAARPVITFSTSIFLG; via the coding sequence ATTCGCGCCCGCGCCTGTGCCCGTTCCCGCCCCCGCCCCCGCGTCCGCGCCCTCGCTCTCGCTCTCGGCCTGTGTACGGCGCTGCTGCTGACGGGCTGTACGGCGGCGGGCTCCGACTCGTCGGGCGAGGCCGCGAGCCGGCGCTCCCTCCAGGCGAAGAACGGCGATACGGGCCCGGCGCGCCGCCCCGTGCCGCGCGGCAGGGGCAGCGGCCTCCCGGACGACTTCAACGGCGACGGCTACCGCGACCTCGTGCTGAACGACCTGGTCAAGGCGGAGGGCGATACGTTCGGCGACGACGCGGGCATCGGCATCGTGTACGGCTCGGCGGCCGGCCGCCGCCTCGATCCGGCCGTACGGCATCTGCTCACGCCGCGCGCGCGGGCCGCCAAGGTCGGCGGGGTGCTCCCGGCGGGGTTCGACGCGGAGGCGGCCTGCGATCTGGACGGGGACGGGTACGGCGATCTGATCATCGCCACGGACCCGCCGTACAACGGCATCGGCATGCCGCCCGTACCGCTCCAGATCCTCTTCGGCGGCCCCGACGGGCTGAGCGGGCGCGCGGTCGTCCTCAAGATCCCCGCGAAGGCGCGGGCGGGCAACGAGTGGCCCGACCACCCCGTCTGCGGCGACTTCGACGGCGACGGCGCGACGGACCTGGCGGTGACCGCGAGCGCCGGCCAGGTCAGCTATCTGCGCGGCCCCTTCAGCCGTACCGGCGCGCCGCGCTCCGCCTCCGTACCGCTCCCGGGCGGTGGCGCCGCCCTGGCGGCGCCCGAGCCGAAGGCGGACGCGAACGGCGACGGCTACGACGACCTCGTCCTCACCCGCCGCGCCCACGCGCCCGGCACGGCGGGTACGGGCACGCTGCTGCTGGGCGGCCCGCGGGGCCCGGGGGCGGCGGGGGGCGCGTACCGCTTCAAGACCGTCACGCCGCCCCCGCCGCCGAAGCTGCCGCCGGGGGCGGGCCGTACCGCGACCGAGGTGCTCCGGACGGCCGACTTCGACGGGGACGGGCGCCCGGACCTGGTGACGCGCACGCACAGGGGGGAGAAGGCGGACCTGATCGCGCTGTACGGGTCGGGGAAGGCCGCGAAGCAGGATTCCGGCGGGGGCGTGGGCGAAGGCGGGGGCGGCGGCGTGGCGGCCCGCCCGGTGATCACTTTCAGTACGTCGATCTTCCTGGGGTAA
- a CDS encoding Yip1 family protein has protein sequence MAGFRIGRGRDNRTPQQQPQRQQQQRQQPQQQQPYGRQAPPPNYGGGQQAAPPYGQQQGQQHWPPAGGGHGEPEYFGGDTYGQRQQPQQQQPGGYGGQRGPGGAGGPNGPGGPGGYGGQGGPGGYGGQAGRGAPQGDPYANSPGHTQAFSINEDPYGDGTAYQAGAGAGPAAPMGPSGPRLHWKELLSGLVMRPATTFYQMRDYPVWGPALVVTFIYGLLALFGLDTAREEVINAKLSTAVPYVLTTAVALVIGSLMLGAVTHTLARQLGGNGAWQPTVGLSMLIMSITDAPRLLFALFLGGDNSLVQTLGWITWVGAGALFTVMVSKSHDLPWPKALGASAIQLIALLSLLKLGTI, from the coding sequence GTGGCTGGATTCAGGATCGGACGCGGCCGGGACAACCGCACCCCGCAACAACAACCGCAACGGCAACAGCAGCAGCGGCAACAACCGCAGCAGCAACAGCCGTACGGACGGCAGGCGCCGCCCCCGAACTACGGAGGCGGCCAGCAGGCCGCGCCTCCGTACGGGCAGCAGCAGGGGCAGCAGCACTGGCCTCCAGCGGGTGGCGGACACGGCGAACCGGAGTACTTCGGCGGCGACACGTACGGCCAGCGGCAGCAACCGCAGCAGCAACAGCCGGGCGGATACGGCGGGCAGCGCGGGCCTGGCGGCGCGGGTGGTCCGAACGGCCCCGGCGGTCCGGGCGGATACGGCGGTCAGGGCGGGCCGGGTGGATACGGCGGTCAGGCCGGGCGCGGCGCTCCGCAGGGCGACCCGTACGCCAACAGCCCGGGCCACACCCAGGCGTTCAGCATCAACGAGGACCCGTACGGCGACGGCACGGCCTACCAGGCGGGCGCCGGCGCCGGGCCCGCCGCGCCGATGGGCCCCTCGGGTCCCCGGCTGCACTGGAAGGAACTGCTGAGCGGGCTCGTGATGCGCCCGGCGACGACGTTCTACCAGATGCGGGACTACCCGGTCTGGGGTCCGGCCCTGGTCGTGACGTTCATCTACGGTCTGCTGGCCCTCTTCGGGCTCGACACGGCCCGCGAAGAAGTGATCAACGCCAAGCTCTCCACGGCCGTCCCGTACGTCCTGACGACGGCGGTCGCCCTCGTCATCGGCAGCCTGATGCTCGGCGCGGTGACCCACACCCTCGCCCGCCAGCTGGGCGGCAACGGTGCCTGGCAGCCGACGGTCGGCCTCTCCATGCTGATCATGTCGATCACGGACGCGCCGCGTCTGCTCTTCGCCCTCTTCCTGGGCGGCGACAACTCGCTCGTGCAGACGCTGGGCTGGATCACCTGGGTCGGCGCGGGCGCGCTCTTCACGGTGATGGTGAGCAAGTCGCACGACCTGCCGTGGCCGAAGGCGCTGGGCGCGTCGGCGATTCAGCTGATCGCGCTGCTGTCGCTGCTGAAGCTGGGCACGATCTGA
- a CDS encoding phosphoribosyltransferase has translation MTETRENLTYEKFGRAVRELAQIVADDGYEPDVVLSIARGGVFVAGGLAYALDCKNIHLVNVEFYTGVGTTLAMPVMLAPVPNAIDFSNKKVLIADDVADTGKTLKLVHDFCVDHVAEVRSAVIYEKAQSLVKCEYVWKRTDDWINFPWSVEPPVVRRRGQVLDA, from the coding sequence ATGACCGAGACCCGAGAGAACCTCACGTACGAGAAGTTCGGGCGTGCCGTCCGGGAACTCGCGCAGATAGTCGCCGACGACGGTTACGAGCCCGACGTCGTGCTGAGCATCGCGCGCGGGGGCGTCTTCGTGGCCGGCGGGCTCGCCTACGCGCTGGACTGCAAGAACATCCACCTCGTGAACGTCGAGTTCTACACCGGGGTGGGCACGACGCTGGCCATGCCCGTCATGCTCGCGCCCGTTCCCAACGCCATCGACTTCTCCAACAAGAAGGTCCTGATCGCGGACGACGTCGCCGACACCGGCAAGACGCTCAAGCTCGTGCACGACTTCTGTGTCGACCACGTCGCCGAGGTCCGCAGCGCCGTCATCTACGAGAAGGCGCAGTCCCTCGTGAAGTGCGAGTACGTCTGGAAGCGCACCGACGACTGGATCAACTTCCCCTGGAGCGTGGAGCCGCCCGTGGTCCGGCGCCGCGGTCAGGTTCTCGACGCCTGA
- the dcd gene encoding dCTP deaminase, producing MLLSDKDIRAELESGRVRLDPYDESMVQPSSIDVRLDRYFRVFENHRYPHIDPAVEQADLTRTVEPEGDDPFILHPGEFVLASTYEVISLPDNIASRLEGKSSLGRLGLVTHSTAGFIDPGFSGHVTLELSNMATLPIKLWPGMKIGQLCLFQLSSAAEFPYGSERYGSRYQGQRGPTASRSYLNFHRTQV from the coding sequence GTGCTTCTCTCAGACAAGGACATCCGGGCCGAGCTGGAATCCGGACGCGTACGCCTCGATCCGTACGACGAATCGATGGTGCAGCCCTCCAGTATCGACGTGCGGCTCGACCGGTACTTCCGGGTGTTCGAGAACCACCGCTATCCGCATATCGACCCCGCCGTCGAACAGGCCGATCTGACGCGCACGGTCGAGCCGGAGGGCGACGACCCGTTCATTCTGCATCCCGGTGAGTTCGTGCTCGCCTCGACGTACGAGGTCATCTCGCTCCCCGACAACATCGCCTCCCGCCTGGAGGGGAAGTCCAGCCTCGGCCGGCTCGGGCTGGTGACGCATTCGACCGCCGGGTTCATCGACCCCGGGTTCTCCGGGCACGTCACGCTCGAACTGTCGAACATGGCGACGCTGCCCATAAAGCTCTGGCCGGGGATGAAGATCGGGCAGCTGTGTCTGTTCCAGCTCAGTTCGGCGGCCGAGTTCCCTTACGGATCCGAGCGGTACGGTTCGCGCTATCAGGGGCAGCGGGGGCCGACGGCGTCCCGTTCCTATCTCAATTTCCACCGGACGCAGGTGTGA
- a CDS encoding zinc finger domain-containing protein, whose amino-acid sequence MAVLDEIKAQGVKEALGWECRHCGAPVGVACRTGGGRPKKQPHFLRATDAEAPYNHAYGLR is encoded by the coding sequence ATGGCCGTGCTCGACGAGATCAAGGCGCAGGGGGTGAAGGAGGCCCTTGGCTGGGAGTGCCGCCACTGCGGTGCCCCGGTTGGAGTCGCTTGCCGTACGGGCGGCGGCAGGCCCAAGAAGCAGCCTCATTTCCTCCGGGCCACCGACGCCGAAGCGCCTTACAACCACGCGTACGGTCTGCGCTAG
- a CDS encoding DUF5343 domain-containing protein — MASDTSFPYTPTPGKLEEFLKKLQSVGVPPKIDQKYLGAVGFTSSSSRPFIPVMKKAQLIDPSGKPTDFYTRGLRGGEAGRTLVATGIRAGYENLFQVYSDAPDRPESDLAVFFKSHSDLDDKKVSLAVKTFKAVCKFGDFNSATGSVGSVDQGSEGESNDQTSQIKSGHSRQHGSNGASSVVINVNIALSVDATSDAAVYDAFFAAMGKHLKGLVDGDA, encoded by the coding sequence ATGGCATCTGACACCTCGTTCCCGTACACGCCGACCCCCGGGAAGCTGGAGGAGTTCCTCAAGAAGCTTCAAAGCGTGGGTGTGCCGCCGAAGATCGACCAGAAGTACCTTGGTGCAGTGGGGTTTACATCGTCAAGCAGTCGCCCCTTCATCCCGGTCATGAAAAAAGCGCAGCTAATCGATCCATCCGGAAAGCCGACCGATTTTTACACCAGAGGTCTCCGAGGCGGAGAGGCAGGTCGCACCTTGGTTGCGACTGGCATTCGGGCTGGATATGAGAATCTATTCCAGGTCTACAGCGACGCACCAGATCGACCTGAAAGCGATCTGGCAGTCTTTTTCAAGAGCCACTCGGACTTGGATGACAAGAAGGTTAGCCTCGCGGTCAAGACCTTCAAAGCTGTATGCAAATTCGGCGACTTCAACTCAGCAACTGGCAGCGTAGGCAGTGTTGACCAGGGCAGCGAAGGGGAATCCAACGACCAGACAAGTCAGATCAAGAGCGGCCATTCGCGCCAGCATGGCAGCAACGGGGCCAGCTCCGTGGTCATCAACGTGAATATCGCGCTCTCCGTTGATGCGACCAGTGACGCTGCAGTATACGATGCTTTTTTCGCTGCAATGGGGAAGCACCTTAAGGGTCTGGTAGATGGCGACGCCTAG
- a CDS encoding type II toxin-antitoxin system CcdA family antitoxin codes for MSSTTRITVTLPSDQVAELRKLTDNVSGYVAEAVARQIRHQLLGDDLRRHEEEHGRFTDEELAEAHAKIFGSAGSSKGADAA; via the coding sequence ATGTCCTCAACGACTCGCATCACCGTCACGCTCCCCAGCGACCAGGTGGCGGAGCTCCGCAAGCTCACGGACAACGTCTCCGGCTATGTAGCGGAAGCCGTAGCCCGCCAGATCCGGCACCAACTCCTGGGCGACGACCTTCGTCGGCATGAAGAAGAGCACGGACGCTTCACCGACGAGGAACTCGCCGAGGCCCACGCGAAGATCTTCGGTTCCGCCGGCTCTTCCAAGGGCGCGGACGCCGCGTGA
- a CDS encoding DNA-binding protein, translating into MSERIETVVLDSEGLSAWIAQDRKLLAMLQVFHDMGTDLVIGANTIVEATHSRTSMPRLNWALSRIKVEPVTEQAAKAAAELLKGAGLHGHKYALDATVAEVALRQPRPVALLTSDSDDMAKLCGNEVRIIPL; encoded by the coding sequence GTGAGCGAGCGCATCGAAACCGTCGTCCTGGACTCGGAAGGGCTCTCCGCCTGGATCGCGCAGGACCGCAAGCTCCTCGCGATGCTGCAGGTCTTCCACGACATGGGAACCGACCTCGTGATCGGGGCCAACACCATCGTGGAAGCCACCCACTCCCGCACCAGCATGCCTCGCCTGAACTGGGCCCTCTCCCGCATCAAGGTGGAGCCCGTCACCGAGCAGGCGGCGAAAGCGGCGGCTGAGCTCCTCAAAGGCGCCGGGCTGCACGGGCACAAGTACGCCCTTGACGCCACGGTCGCCGAGGTCGCGCTCCGCCAGCCGAGACCCGTCGCCCTGCTGACGTCCGACAGCGATGACATGGCCAAGCTCTGCGGCAACGAAGTCCGCATCATTCCCCTCTGA
- a CDS encoding AAA family ATPase, whose amino-acid sequence MSSPTRPNKPTHVFDRSVEWDALAAFVSRPLPHAMLGIVSGRRRMGKTYLLRALVEQQGGFYFGATAATETESLRQFAAALADHVGSPVPFSFATWDDAISYLFGLASPRSSQAPLLVVIDEFPYLAKTAPELPSIIQREVDRFQVEQSRMRLLLCGSAMSVMGGLLASTAPLRGRAQLELVVRPFGYRAAAEFWGVADDSALAARLHAVVGGTPAYRRQFLADDVPTGLEEFDDWICRTVLSPFSPLFREARYLLAEEADIRDTALYHSVLAAVAQGNSTRGGIAGYIGRKSVDISHPLHVLEDSHLLVREADVFRAGKSQYRITEPLINFYEAVMRPAWARLESGQAREVWAQSAERFAAQVAGPHFETVCREYILGPGRALLRSSLGEVGGGVVTDPVARRQTQIDVAVVEPGSGGSKQAVHLLGEAKWGTVMGLSHLERLARAREVLTARGMDTSRCQLACFSAAGFSDSLRREMSRGAQGEDGVLLLGLDELYGGAFRARLH is encoded by the coding sequence GTGTCCAGTCCCACGCGCCCGAACAAGCCGACCCATGTCTTCGACCGGAGCGTCGAGTGGGACGCTCTCGCCGCCTTTGTGAGCCGGCCGCTGCCACACGCCATGCTCGGGATCGTCAGCGGCAGGCGGCGGATGGGCAAGACCTACTTGCTGCGCGCTCTGGTCGAGCAGCAGGGGGGCTTCTATTTTGGAGCAACGGCGGCGACGGAGACGGAATCCCTGCGTCAGTTCGCTGCGGCTCTTGCCGATCATGTGGGGTCGCCGGTTCCCTTCTCCTTTGCCACCTGGGACGACGCGATCTCCTACCTGTTCGGGCTGGCCTCGCCGCGAAGTTCTCAGGCGCCACTACTTGTGGTCATTGATGAATTTCCGTACTTGGCGAAGACCGCTCCGGAGCTGCCGTCGATAATCCAGCGGGAGGTCGACCGGTTCCAGGTTGAGCAGAGCCGGATGCGGCTTCTCCTGTGCGGGTCGGCGATGTCCGTCATGGGCGGACTGTTGGCGAGTACTGCGCCCTTGCGGGGGCGGGCTCAACTGGAGCTTGTCGTAAGGCCCTTCGGGTACCGGGCGGCGGCTGAATTCTGGGGGGTCGCTGACGACTCCGCGCTCGCTGCCCGTCTCCATGCCGTGGTCGGAGGCACACCTGCGTACCGTCGGCAGTTCCTTGCGGACGACGTCCCCACCGGGCTGGAGGAGTTCGACGACTGGATCTGCCGTACGGTCCTCTCGCCCTTCAGTCCCCTCTTCCGGGAAGCCCGGTACCTGCTTGCCGAGGAAGCGGACATCCGGGACACGGCCTTGTACCACTCGGTCCTTGCCGCGGTGGCCCAGGGGAATTCCACCCGGGGAGGGATCGCGGGGTACATCGGCCGTAAGTCGGTGGACATCTCTCACCCCCTTCACGTCCTGGAGGACAGTCACCTCCTGGTGCGGGAAGCGGACGTCTTTCGGGCCGGGAAGTCCCAATACAGAATCACCGAGCCGCTGATCAATTTCTACGAGGCGGTCATGCGGCCCGCTTGGGCACGGCTGGAAAGCGGACAGGCGCGAGAGGTGTGGGCGCAGTCTGCGGAACGCTTCGCGGCGCAGGTGGCCGGACCGCACTTCGAGACGGTGTGCCGTGAGTACATCCTCGGGCCGGGCCGGGCCCTGCTCCGCTCCTCCCTGGGAGAGGTGGGCGGTGGCGTGGTGACGGACCCCGTGGCGCGGCGGCAGACGCAGATCGACGTAGCCGTGGTGGAACCCGGGTCCGGGGGCAGCAAGCAGGCGGTCCACCTGCTCGGAGAGGCGAAATGGGGCACCGTCATGGGGCTGAGCCACCTGGAGCGGCTGGCTCGGGCACGGGAAGTACTCACCGCACGAGGCATGGACACCAGCCGATGTCAGCTGGCCTGCTTCAGCGCAGCCGGCTTCAGTGACTCGTTGCGACGTGAGATGTCACGCGGAGCACAGGGTGAGGACGGCGTGCTGCTCCTTGGTCTCGACGAGCTTTACGGAGGGGCGTTCCGTGCACGGCTCCATTGA